The genome window atacattttggcaaACATTAAACGTACCTAACACAATAGCAAGCTTCTTATATACTTTTAAAGTGAATATGGCCTGTCCAAATTTTTACCCCTTTATGAGACAATGTATTGAATTGTCTAAAAAGTTTTGACTTAATACTTCCACAGattgcatgttaaaattgtttaagaTTTATGAACCAGTTTATTTAAGAACATATTAATATTACAAGTTTCAACGTAACAGAAACTTGCGTTGCTACTTTGTGCGCCTTTTGAACTTCAGTTGTAACTAATTCATCTGCAATATATTACTAATTCGCATTCTCTTAATGTCTAAAATTATCCGAAGATTAATTTCATCTAATGGCGTTTTCTGTGTGgataacatatatttcaaaagcTACTTTTGAAAAGATCAAATTTAGCATTTAGCTTCCATGGTGTGCCCAACTCCATtgtcaaaaatatgcaaattattttatcaacAAAGACGTCGAAGCAACAATGGCGCAAAACTATCACTTCTTTTGGTTggaaataaaggcaaaaatactTAACGACCAGCcttaaaatgttaatatttcaTCAATTTGCCTTTTTTCAAACAACTTATGAAATTTCAAGTCGAATGTTAATGGAGGGCCGTATTGCATATGAAACTAGCATTTTGTATTATTAAGGATGTTCTACGGTAACCCGATTACATATTATCTTACTATATGcctgtttaaaattaataataaaaatataaataaataaataaataaattgtgcTTATAAAATAATACATACTATAACAGTGGTAATATAATGAAGCCATTACTACTTAACCTTTTCCGcctgtaaaaattacaaatcTAATGTTGaagaatgtttttaaatattggatttttttctttagttatttatatggtttttaaaaacgaCCGATAAGGTCACAAAAGGCTCCCTGACTCTTGGCGGGCCATTTCACATTCATAAAGagcatttgatttatttttgtgtcACTTTTATCATTGGAAATTTCACCAACGAGTATTCTTTATTTTATCCTAAAGGCGTGCGAGAATTTATCACATAATATTGGCCTATGAGTTCTTAAAAATAACTATAAAGAATGATATTCATACCTGATGATGGCCTGTCGGAATATCGTGTGCAGTATACCCAGGCTGGCCACAGCATTTGCTTGTTCGCCGACACACCGTTACTTTGCGAGCAATCCGAATCTGAGCTTAAGCACTGATCTCCAGTCTCTGCACGGGCATTCAAAGGTGCGTCTGTGGTTATATCAGTTTTTTTAGAGGCGCTTACTGTGTGAGGACTCGAGGATCCTTCCCCTGACACTGGAGCTTCCACCTGCCCTAAACCGGGACCCGAAGGGCAACGATTCTCTCTCTCAACTATGTTAATTTCATCACGCCTGGGTCCTTCTTTTCTGCGGCCAAAGTCTGGTCTCAAAATGTTGTCGATGTAAAAGTTGGTTATTCTGTGCGGCAGTATGTTTCCAGGAGCCTGTAACAGGGGTAAAATAGCCCTATTGGACTCATCGCCGGAATCTTGACGCTCCACATCTCTGTTGCTGTGATCATTTTCTTCCATAGTGAAACtctccaaatgtttttttaacccttctttctctcacacacacgTAGGGTTGAGTTCCAGCTTTTGTAGTATATTTCCTTATATACCGTCCTTTCCAGAAAAGTGAAACACTATgaaaacagtaaacaaaaaatcatttttcttTTGTTGGTTAACGACGAAAGCGCCACGCAGAaa of Misgurnus anguillicaudatus chromosome 2, ASM2758022v2, whole genome shotgun sequence contains these proteins:
- the en2b gene encoding homeobox protein engrailed-2b, coding for MEENDHSNRDVERQDSGDESNRAILPLLQAPGNILPHRITNFYIDNILRPDFGRRKEGPRRDEINIVERENRCPSGPGLGQVEAPVSGEGSSSPHTVSASKKTDITTDAPLNARAETGDQCLSSDSDCSQSNGVSANKQMLWPAWVYCTRYSDRPSSGPRSRKPKKKNPSKDDKRPRTAFTAEQLQRLKTEFQNNRYLTEQRRQALAQELGLNESQIKIWFQNKRAKIKKASGNKNTLALHLMAQGLYNHATSGKEDKSDSD